GGTAGTGCATTTCGAAATTCCATCTTTTGGCCGCTTGTCGGGCCGCCGCACTCATCGGAGTTCGAACGGAGTTGTCGATCAACCGAGCGATCGCTCCGCCCAATTCCTGTGCATTGTGGGGATCGCTGACAACGATTCCCTCTTCGCCGTCGCGGAAGAGTTCTGAAGCACCGTTATATTTTGTGGTGATGACTGGCAAACCGCACGCCAGGGCTTCCAAAGCGACCAGCGAACAGGGGTCGTAAAAGGTCGGGTGTACCAGAAAATCGGATGCGAAGTAGGCATCGCTGGGGTCGGCCCGGAACCCGAGAAACTTTACTCGATCCTGCACGCCCAGATAGCGGGCCATGCGTTCGTAGCGAGCGGTCTTCGGATGCCCGACGACAATGATTTTGAAGTCCTTCTCCGGCGGAATGGTCATCAGAGAAGAGAGCAGGGGGGCCAAACCTTTCAGTCGGTAGTTCATGGCCACAAAAAGACCCACCGGTGTGCTACTAGTAATACCCCAGCGGCCCCGTTCTTCCGAACGCCGTTTCAAGCGATCTTCCGCGAGGAATTTCGCCGGATCGATCGCACTCGGTAGAACCTGAATCTCTTCGGCGGGGATGTCGTAGAACTCTTCAAAATGTTTCCGAACCATCTGGCTGTTGACGACGATCCTGGGGCGCGGTGGCGTGCAATACTGTCGACGTTCCAGCCGAGCGAAGGATCGAGCCGCCGGGTCGATGCGCTTGCTCAATCTAGCTAGAAACCGACCGAAGCCGGAAGGGTATTTGAGTATATTCTGCTGCATCGAAGCGGCATGCAATCCTCCCTGAGGGTAGAGAATATCCTGCCCCCAGGTTTTATCGAATCCGATCGACAGATCGTGATGATTCTGAGCCAGGGCCCGTTCGCAAGCTTCGGCGAACTTCCAAGGGCGTTGTGCCCGGTTCCCGGTCGGTTGCGGGATGCGATGGTAGTGCATCAATGTCGGTAAGGCATCGGCTTCCCAGCGCGAGGCATACAGGTGCACACTGTGGCCGTCCCGACTCAGACGGCGGGCGAGATCGGAGATATAGTGTTCGCAACCGCCCCGGGCGGGATTCACGTTCTCGTAGCAGAGTGCAATATCCATGATGTCTTCCTGAGGGTCATGTGTGGGCATGTTTGCGTCGTTCCGCCCGGCGATGATTACGGCGATAGAGGGCCATCTTTATTTCGATACCCCATCGCAAAAGCTTGCGGTAAATCCGCGGCAGGCTCTTCGAATAAATCTTCCAGAAATGCTGGCGGTCTTCCGCTGTCACTCCTGGCCAGATCGCGGAGTATTGCAACTGGGCCAGATCCTTCATTCGGGATTGGAAGCCGAGGATCGGACCGGTCCTCAAGCGATGGAAATCGATAACGAAAACCTGGCCTTGCCACTCGGCCGGAGGGGTATCACACATTCTTTGGGGAATGTAAAAGTGGCACAGATACCAGTCCTGGTGATAAGCATTACGGTCGTGGAACAGGTGGCTCAATCGGGCCAGTTCGGCAAAGAGGCCGTGCTTCCACCAACGGAAATCCTCTGGCGATAATTTCCGCTCGGCTTCGGGAATCGCCTCGTGCAGACCGATCATATCGGTTAATTCCGCGATGGCGATAAAGCCCTGCAATTGGCCGTTTTCGCCTTGAAACTCACCCGCAGCCAGCGCTTTTGGCACGGGAATGCCTTGTTTTACCGCCCATTGCAAATGATGATATTCCTGCAAACCGGGTGAGAAGTCTTTATTCGGAAGGTAGCGCCGGGCCCAACTCATCCATCGCGGAAGCTTGTAATGCCGTTTCAGATAAACTACGCAAGGATTACCCAAGTTCGTAACCGTCCAGCGCACGATGGAGCGACCCTGTTTGGAATGGAAGCGATCTGATAGTTCCAGTTCCATGATGCGATCCGCCCATCCCACACCGGCAATAGATTCCCATTCCGGCTGAGAGACCAGCCGATCTCGTCGGTTTTCTCGTCGAGCCATGGGGTAATCCAGATGGAGCGGAACCACTTTCATAATTTTTCGAAAAACCTCTTTTATTGGCAGACCAGACGTACCAGGACTTTTCGAGAAAGCGGCGACTTACGGCCGCGGACAAACGCCTGCAGGAATCGCAATCGATCCGTGCGATTCTGAAACAGAATCTCGGTATCGAAGAGCCGCTTCAAGCTGCGATAACACTGCTGCTCGCTTACCCTCCGGACGTATTGGAGATTCTCGATCTTTTCGAACTCGGGTAAATTGTTTTCCAGGCGGAAAAGGTTTCGTTTGCAAGGCGATTTCCGAAGCATGCAGCCCGCTTCGTGGATTCGTTGAATCAACTCGCCGCATTCCCGGATGATTTTGCGACGGCTTTCCAATTCCGCGATGCATTCAATCCGATCGTCGATTAAAACGCCCTTTTCTTCCAGCAGAACGAAGCTGTGTGTCTCACATTTGTTTTCCGTATCCAGCCCAAACGCGAGTAATTTGGGAACTGCCAGTCCCGCCCGTTGCAGATGGAAGGCGATCCGGGCGGTGACCATGGGCATCAGGATTCGGCGGAGGGATTTCAAGTAGAACAAGCGGCGCAGGCAGTTAGAGTTCGATTCACGCAGTAGCCGCACGGAGCGCTCGGCGAAACAGAATTTTTTCTCCGTACGCTCTTCCGGGGGGTAGAACAGCACCCGCGCCGTATCGGGGCTGAGCCCTGTGGCAATTTCGGGAATCAGACAAAGTGCTTCGCCATCGAGCCAGATTAACCGTTGCTCGCTTGCACTTTCAAGCTGTCGAGATTCCTGAAGGATTGCCCGCGAGTTTCGAAATGTGCGAGTTTTGCGTTCAATGTCCCGAACCAGAACGGCGAGCGGAGTCGAACCGATTTGCTTGGTAAGCAGAACCTCGCAATATTTCTTCAGGAAGTAGAGCTTCGCCGTATTACTTAGCAACGCATCCGGAAGAGAAGCGTTCAATCGGGCGAGAGATTCGATGGCCGAGCGATAGTGGAACTTATTTCGACAGACCGAGCGTTGCCAATCGATGCAAAGGCATTCCTGCGTGACCGAGTTCACCAGTACGTGCTTCGCTAAAAGATCGGGTTGCGTGAACCCCGCGGCATGATAACCAGCCAGTGTCTGAGCCAGATTACCGAGCAATCGTTTCGAGTAGCCGTTGGTCAGTAACCAATTCTTAAGAGGATAAGATCCAGATTCTTCCTGAATCAAGAGAAAGGCTTTACCGGAGCCATTATTTCCCCACGCTAGCCAGCGAGGAGTGGGTAGATCGTGAAGTTCCAGTTCCTGCAATATGCGGACTTCCCGCTCCGATTTCGAACAGAATCCAAAGCCTTCCCAGGCATGCTTGAAGCGATCCTTCCAATCGACCTGATGCTCCCGCTTCAGATAGCCGACGATTTCCCGGTTCTGGCCTTGCAGAATTACCCGGCTGACATTGCGGCCGACATGGCCTCCCACAATTTCGCCCGGACAGTTCAGAAAATCGGTCGAGTGTTTCAACCCGACAGCGTGCAGGAATGCCAGATCTCTCGGATTGATCTCAACCGCCCCAGTTTCCGCAGATACTTCCGACATCAGCGACCGGCCGACTAACGACGGTAGCCGCTTTCCTCCTGTTCGCGATTCAACCTGCATGGCGTAATCCTCCCCGGTCGATACGAGGAAGGAGTTTGCAGGAAGCTTCAAATACTTCCGCAACACTCAACTCTTTCATGCAGCGGTGGTCGGTCGGACAAACTCGGAGCTGGCACGGGCCGCAAGGCACCTTTTTCTGAAGGTGAATTGCTTTATCGTAAAACGTTTCGGTCCATTCGATATGCGTCGGACCAAAGAGTGTGACGACCGGTCGGTTGAAAGCGGCGGCGAAATGCCGCGGTCCGGAATCAGTTGTGACCAGCAAATCCAGCTTTTTGACGATCGCTTTGCTGAATCCAATGGAAAGCGGAAAATCGGCTAGCGACTTCACGGTGGATCGGCCGCTCTGGGCGGCAATTTCCCGCGAAATATCCTTCTCGTTCGGCCCACACATCACCACGACCTTGGCATTTCGGGAATCGACGAATTTGCGGGCGAGTTCCGCGAAGTAGGCGGTCGGCCAGAACTTCGAGGCTCCAAACGCCGCCCCGGGATTCAAACCGATCACTTCTTCATCGTGCTGAATTCCGAGTTGATTTAAAACACCAGTGGCTTGTGCATCTTGTGAATCACTCGTAAACAGTTCCATCCGATCAGTCGGCTCTGCCCCCAGCACTTGAACTATTCGATTGTAATCGCGCAGGATGGGACGGGGTACGAAGTTCCCTTTTTCATCCTGGACCGGATAAAAGCGATTGGTCAATAGAAAGCCGCGGGCATAGCGCACGAAGCCGATTCGCAGCTTGCATCGGCCTGCCCGGGCCACGGCGGCAACGCGGAAGGAATTGGGAAATAGCACGGCGGCATCGGCTTCATAGGATCTTAACTGCCGGGCAACAGCCAAGCCCGAGCGTATTGTACGTTCCAGCGGCCAGAAATTTTCGAACCAGGGAGAATCGGCCGTTACCGCCTCAACGTAAGGCTTTCCGATAGCCACCATTTTTGAATGCGGATAGCGAGCATGCAGAGCCGCAATGGCGGGGGTCGCCATCACTACATCGCCGATCCAGTTCGGTAGAAAAACTGCAATTCGCATCCGTACTTCTTGCTAGCTGATCCGGGTGGTTTAGATGATGTCGTGAAAACAGCCGCTTCCCGAGTTTCTTTAGGCCGCCTTCATCTTCTTCAAAATCGAAGTCGTCGAATAACCATCCTTCAAACCGGCCAGATAAACTCGACCGCCGTACGACTCCACCAATTCGGCCCCGACTACATCTTCCTTGCGGTAGTCGGCCCCTTTCACCAACACATCTGGCTTGATCATTTCGATCAGTTTGGCGGGAGTCGATTCGTGGAACACCGTGATGAAATCGACGGCCTGCAAACCCGCCAGTACTGAAGCCCGTGCATCCACCAGATTAACGGGTCGATCCGGCCCTTTTAACTGACGAATGCTCGAATCGCTATTGAGCCCGACGATCAGGAGATCCCCCTGGCGTCGCGCTTCCTGCAGGTACTGCACATGCCCGGCGTGCAAAATATCAAAGCAGCCGTTGGTGAAGACGATCTTCTGGCCGAGCCGACGGCGTTGATCCAGATGCGGCTGAATTTGGCTGGGTGTCATGACCTTGCCGGCATGAGTCGAACCAGCCAGGGAATGATGCAGCAGATCCTGAATGATCTCTTCCCGGCTGACGGTGGCCACACCTAATTTCTCGACTTCCAAGCCGCCGGCGACGTTCGCCAGTTGAATAGCGGTCGGGTAATCGGCCCCCGCGGATAGCGCCAGACCCAGCATGCTCATCACCATGTCACCCGCTCCGGTGATGTCGTAAACGGCGCGGGGTCTGGTCGGAAAGATTTCTTCGTAGCCGTTTTTCTGGCAGAGGGCCATGCCATCTTTGTCGAGGGTAATGATTGAGGAATCGAGGCCGAGCATATCCCGCAGTTCGCGCGCTGACTGCAAAGCATCTTCAAGAGTTTGGATGTTGCGACCGGTCGCCAGACCAGCTTCCAGCCGATTCGGCGTCATGGAGGAGCAGCCGCGATACTTGACGTAGTCCTTGCCGCGAATGGGGTCGGCGACCACCGGAATTCCTTTTCGCCGGCATTCGGAAATGGTGCTTTGCAGCAAGTTGGGTGTACAGACACCCTTATCGTAATCGCTAATCAGAACGATGTCTGCCTTGTCGATGGCTTCCAACATCGCATCGAGCAGTTTCTTTTCGACGGCACTGCAGAGAGCCTCCCGGCTTTCAAAATCGACGCGCATCATTTGCTGCGGATGTCGAGCCTGGGCACGACCGATGTAGCGTTCTTTAACCGTGGTGGGCCGGTTCGAATCGGAAAGAACGGCTCGTTCGTTGATATCGAGATTTTTGAGAATCTGTCGGATGCGCTCGGCATCGGCATCATCGCCGGTAACGCCGCAGAGGTGAACTTCGGCTTCCAGAGCGGCCAGCATAGTGGCCACGCTGCTGGCTCCACCCAGTCGCTCTTCGCGTTTATCCGCACGCAGCAGGATAACGGGAGCCTCCTGGGAGATCCGTTCCGCATCGCCAAAAATGTAACGATCGAGCATCAGGTCGCCGAGTACGACGACCCGGGGACGACCGAGTTTCTGCATCCATTCGATCAGGTTGCTTGCCATCCGTGGCTTCCTCCAAAGCCCATTTCAACGGAAGGCAGATTTCCTGTAAAGAGCAATTTACCGAAGTTTAAGCGCCGGCAATAATGACGCGGGGCCGTTTTTCCTCATTCGGTTCCGCTCGGCGAAGCAATTCCCGGACCATCCAGGGGATATTTCCTTCCCCGAACAATAAAAAGCCCAAGGTTCCGGTGAGCGGCCGTTCTTCGGTCCAGCCGAAGTGAATCTCTGGTGGGCGACCGTATTTAGCCATTTCCAGAGAAAGGGCAGCTAGAGTATGGGCTATCGAAGCGGCCCGGCTGATTTTCATCACATACCGGCCGTCTTCGAAACGAATTTCCAACGTCGGTTCCTGCAGAAACTCGCTGGCATCGAGCAGTACGACCTCCACGAATATTATGGTGATATCCCGGGGAATACGGTGCTCCTGCCGAATAGCGAGTTCCTTGCTGGCCAGACTGCGGCGACCTGGGCGGTGCGGCACCAAAACGGAAAGCTCAAGATGCTTAATGGTATCCCAGTAGAGTTTCGATTCCCCGTCGGGAATATAGAAACCGCTGAAACGCAGTTCCCGGCTACGATAAACCCGGGAGGCAAAAGACGTCACCAGCACAGCCCCAATGAAGCAGCCTGCAATGTGCAAACCGACCGGTTTTTCCAGAATAAGCGCCGCCGTAGTGTAGCAGAACACAATGGTAATGAGGAAAAAGGGCCAGGAGATTCGCTTGTACCAGGCCCCGTTTCGCTCTCGATAAATATCGATCACTGCGGCCACGCACGCACTGGTAATCAGTACCAGCACGCCAGTCGCATAAGCATCACTCTGGGCATCCACATCCGCTTTGAAGATAAGTGTGACGACTAGGTTTATGAATGTGAATAACAACACGAGCGGCCGGATGGCCCGAGCCCATTCAGGCGCCATGCCGTACTTCGGTAGATACTGGGGCACCAGGTTTAACAGCCCCGCCATTGCCGAAGCTCCGGCGAACCAGAGAATCACGATGGTAAACATGTCGTAGATGGTGCCGAAAATATCCCCAAAAAACGGCGCCAGTTTCTCCCCATTCTCGGCGTGTGCCAGAAAAGCCAAAGCCCGGCCATCGGCGGCCGGCTTGATGCCTTTATCTTTGGCGTCGTCGTCCGAGAGTCGAACGCCGTTTTCATCCATCGCCAGGATCTGAATCGGTTCGATGAGCGTCGTGCAAACCAGCGAGGAGGCTAGTAGGAAAGCCGACATAACTACGGCGGCCGTTATCAGAAGCTTCTTGGTATTGCGGATCCGGCCGAACGGTTCCTCCGGGTTGTCGTCCTTATTTCCCTTGATGAGCGGCATCACGGCCACTCCAGTTTCGAAGCCGCTCAAACCGAGTGCCAACTTGGGGAACAGAATAATGCTGAGAATCAGAATGCTGAAAAAGCTCTTGGAACCTGTCCAGGGCTGTTCGAGATACCAGTTTCCTTCGTTAACCCGTTGCAGCCAGGTGGTGATTTTATCGGGATGTTCCGCTATATGAATGAGTCCGGACCCGACCACGATCAGGCTGAGAATCAGGTACCCCCCAACGAGGAAAACGGCGAGGCCTATGACCTCGCGAAAACCCTTCATGAACATGGCCCCGAGAAGCATCAGGAGAATCGAAGTGACGACCAACCGCTGTCGAATGTCGAAGCTTTGCTTGGCCTGTTCGAAGATCTTACTTTTATCTTCCTCCGAGGCTTCCCCGGGGGTTGACTGCGGGAGATTAAAATCGGAAGGCTTATAGTTCAAGGGCCAGAAGGAGTTCTGGATCAAGTGTTCGGAAGCATCCGCCGCGGAAAGCGTCTTGGTAATAACGAAATCGGTGGCAGCAAAGCCGAGCAGTACGAGCACGAGAATCTTACCGGGCCAGCCGGGAACTAGCCGGGCGAGCATCCCGATCGAACCCTGACCGCTGTGCGATTTCCCGGCGACATAGCCGTAGACCGGCAAGGCTCCCAGGAGCGTCACCAGGACGAGCACAATCGTGGCGAAGGGGCCTAGCAATCCCGCATTTTTATAAGCGGTCGAGGGTTGATAAGCCAAGGTGCTGAAGTAATCCACACCGGTCAGACACATAACCCAAAGCCAAAAGCTCTGGTGTTCGGTCGGTTTGGGAGATCCAGGTACGGGAGTGCTCATCGATGGCGGATGGGTTTCCAAGGGGGGAGTTCATCACCGGTGTCATGCCGGGATTTCAACTTCCAAGATTCTCGAAATTATATGTTACAAGCAACATTCGGAGGGGGGAAACTTGCCCGGAGGGCAAAATTGGAATTAAACCTTGATAGAGTCAGGCTTTATAGTGCTAATCGGGAAATATTAAAATAAATTAATGAGATGGATTGGATCACCAAATTGGAGCTGTCGAAGCAATTGCTTTTACGAAGAACTAACCGCAAGAAGCTGACCGACTCCTTCAATGAGATTCCGACCTTCAGCGGCATCACCCCGCTGCCGCCCGTGGAAGCAGCCAGTTATTTCCAAAAGCTGGTTCCCTCGCTCGATAATCTCAATGTTCGGCTATTCGAAAATCAGATGCGTCGTCAGTCGATGACTCTCGCCGCGGCGACCGAGCAGACGCTTATTAAAAAAGTTCAGGAAGCGATCCAGACGGGGCTGGAATCGGGCGGCAAAGAGGCGAGCAAGTTCGATCTGAACACGATTCTGAGCGAGGCCGGAGTTACACCGAAGAATCCGCAGTACGCCGGAATGGTGTACCGTATCAACGCGATGGACTCGTATAACGCGGGATTGCGAGCGGAATATCAGGCCCCGGATGTTAAGGCGTTCTTTCCGGTCTGGCAGTATCTCGGCATCGAGGACGGCCGTCAGGGATCGGATCACTAGATCCATTTCAACAAGTTCTATCCGGCGGGGGCGAGCTTTGAGGATGTCCGGGGAGATCGACCGTTCAACTGCCGCTGCACTCCTCGACCGATCGACAAGTACACCTGGGCGGAGATGGTGAAGCGCGGGGCGAGAGTCGAGACGAGCTGGGGGCTGGCGGTTTAGGCGTCGGGCAAGATTCAAATGCCAAAATCAGCCGATTTAGGTAATGGCATTTCGAAGACATCCTCGAGTTCTTCCCTAATAACAAGCACCCATTCATTGATAAATACCTGATATTTTCTCGCTATCGATTGCAACGTGTCATCTTGATTGTGAGGTACAAAGCTTCGCGGATGATCGAAT
The genomic region above belongs to Telmatocola sphagniphila and contains:
- a CDS encoding lipopolysaccharide kinase InaA family protein, translating into MARRENRRDRLVSQPEWESIAGVGWADRIMELELSDRFHSKQGRSIVRWTVTNLGNPCVVYLKRHYKLPRWMSWARRYLPNKDFSPGLQEYHHLQWAVKQGIPVPKALAAGEFQGENGQLQGFIAIAELTDMIGLHEAIPEAERKLSPEDFRWWKHGLFAELARLSHLFHDRNAYHQDWYLCHFYIPQRMCDTPPAEWQGQVFVIDFHRLRTGPILGFQSRMKDLAQLQYSAIWPGVTAEDRQHFWKIYSKSLPRIYRKLLRWGIEIKMALYRRNHRRAERRKHAHT
- a CDS encoding lipopolysaccharide kinase InaA family protein, with amino-acid sequence MQVESRTGGKRLPSLVGRSLMSEVSAETGAVEINPRDLAFLHAVGLKHSTDFLNCPGEIVGGHVGRNVSRVILQGQNREIVGYLKREHQVDWKDRFKHAWEGFGFCSKSEREVRILQELELHDLPTPRWLAWGNNGSGKAFLLIQEESGSYPLKNWLLTNGYSKRLLGNLAQTLAGYHAAGFTQPDLLAKHVLVNSVTQECLCIDWQRSVCRNKFHYRSAIESLARLNASLPDALLSNTAKLYFLKKYCEVLLTKQIGSTPLAVLVRDIERKTRTFRNSRAILQESRQLESASEQRLIWLDGEALCLIPEIATGLSPDTARVLFYPPEERTEKKFCFAERSVRLLRESNSNCLRRLFYLKSLRRILMPMVTARIAFHLQRAGLAVPKLLAFGLDTENKCETHSFVLLEEKGVLIDDRIECIAELESRRKIIRECGELIQRIHEAGCMLRKSPCKRNLFRLENNLPEFEKIENLQYVRRVSEQQCYRSLKRLFDTEILFQNRTDRLRFLQAFVRGRKSPLSRKVLVRLVCQ
- the rfaE2 gene encoding D-glycero-beta-D-manno-heptose 1-phosphate adenylyltransferase codes for the protein MASNLIEWMQKLGRPRVVVLGDLMLDRYIFGDAERISQEAPVILLRADKREERLGGASSVATMLAALEAEVHLCGVTGDDADAERIRQILKNLDINERAVLSDSNRPTTVKERYIGRAQARHPQQMMRVDFESREALCSAVEKKLLDAMLEAIDKADIVLISDYDKGVCTPNLLQSTISECRRKGIPVVADPIRGKDYVKYRGCSSMTPNRLEAGLATGRNIQTLEDALQSARELRDMLGLDSSIITLDKDGMALCQKNGYEEIFPTRPRAVYDITGAGDMVMSMLGLALSAGADYPTAIQLANVAGGLEVEKLGVATVSREEIIQDLLHHSLAGSTHAGKVMTPSQIQPHLDQRRRLGQKIVFTNGCFDILHAGHVQYLQEARRQGDLLIVGLNSDSSIRQLKGPDRPVNLVDARASVLAGLQAVDFITVFHESTPAKLIEMIKPDVLVKGADYRKEDVVGAELVESYGGRVYLAGLKDGYSTTSILKKMKAA
- a CDS encoding APC family permease encodes the protein MSTPVPGSPKPTEHQSFWLWVMCLTGVDYFSTLAYQPSTAYKNAGLLGPFATIVLVLVTLLGALPVYGYVAGKSHSGQGSIGMLARLVPGWPGKILVLVLLGFAATDFVITKTLSAADASEHLIQNSFWPLNYKPSDFNLPQSTPGEASEEDKSKIFEQAKQSFDIRQRLVVTSILLMLLGAMFMKGFREVIGLAVFLVGGYLILSLIVVGSGLIHIAEHPDKITTWLQRVNEGNWYLEQPWTGSKSFFSILILSIILFPKLALGLSGFETGVAVMPLIKGNKDDNPEEPFGRIRNTKKLLITAAVVMSAFLLASSLVCTTLIEPIQILAMDENGVRLSDDDAKDKGIKPAADGRALAFLAHAENGEKLAPFFGDIFGTIYDMFTIVILWFAGASAMAGLLNLVPQYLPKYGMAPEWARAIRPLVLLFTFINLVVTLIFKADVDAQSDAYATGVLVLITSACVAAVIDIYRERNGAWYKRISWPFFLITIVFCYTTAALILEKPVGLHIAGCFIGAVLVTSFASRVYRSRELRFSGFYIPDGESKLYWDTIKHLELSVLVPHRPGRRSLASKELAIRQEHRIPRDITIIFVEVVLLDASEFLQEPTLEIRFEDGRYVMKISRAASIAHTLAALSLEMAKYGRPPEIHFGWTEERPLTGTLGFLLFGEGNIPWMVRELLRRAEPNEEKRPRVIIAGA
- a CDS encoding glycosyltransferase family 4 protein, with product MPTHDPQEDIMDIALCYENVNPARGGCEHYISDLARRLSRDGHSVHLYASRWEADALPTLMHYHRIPQPTGNRAQRPWKFAEACERALAQNHHDLSIGFDKTWGQDILYPQGGLHAASMQQNILKYPSGFGRFLARLSKRIDPAARSFARLERRQYCTPPRPRIVVNSQMVRKHFEEFYDIPAEEIQVLPSAIDPAKFLAEDRLKRRSEERGRWGITSSTPVGLFVAMNYRLKGLAPLLSSLMTIPPEKDFKIIVVGHPKTARYERMARYLGVQDRVKFLGFRADPSDAYFASDFLVHPTFYDPCSLVALEALACGLPVITTKYNGASELFRDGEEGIVVSDPHNAQELGGAIARLIDNSVRTPMSAAARQAAKRWNFEMHYQKFLGLMKQVAQLKRAA
- the waaF gene encoding lipopolysaccharide heptosyltransferase II, with translation MRIAVFLPNWIGDVVMATPAIAALHARYPHSKMVAIGKPYVEAVTADSPWFENFWPLERTIRSGLAVARQLRSYEADAAVLFPNSFRVAAVARAGRCKLRIGFVRYARGFLLTNRFYPVQDEKGNFVPRPILRDYNRIVQVLGAEPTDRMELFTSDSQDAQATGVLNQLGIQHDEEVIGLNPGAAFGASKFWPTAYFAELARKFVDSRNAKVVVMCGPNEKDISREIAAQSGRSTVKSLADFPLSIGFSKAIVKKLDLLVTTDSGPRHFAAAFNRPVVTLFGPTHIEWTETFYDKAIHLQKKVPCGPCQLRVCPTDHRCMKELSVAEVFEASCKLLPRIDRGGLRHAG